Part of the Mya arenaria isolate MELC-2E11 chromosome 8, ASM2691426v1 genome, TTCGACACGGTAATTGGTTAACCCGCCCGACACTGTTATTGGGAAACCGTCCGACACGGTGATAAGTAAACCCGTCTCAAACGGCCATAGAGCATGGACTTTTTTCTAATTTAGGATCTCAATTCCTatgtatatttcatgaaatatgaatgtttaaaaacataacaacattttGACAGTTACAACCAAATCTAAACTTGTGCCAGGGGTTGTTTGTGTGACCTTAGTAAAAGTCTAGATGGGTAGTCACATGGTGgcttctgttattttttctctcTAGATGCCATTTGTTtcgaaaatgttatttattttgatcgggactgttttcttttttcatttcttttttcaatgagatagatatttttatgaaacataaagtaaaaataactgtgatCATGGACCATTGGTAAGCTCTTTAAAATAATGGAAACATGTAAATCAATGGGCCTATTGTTAAACGTAGTTAACGATATCGTTGTTAACTTCTAAAGGTGAAGTATTCTATTATGTGCTCCTATTTTATcaactgggaccaataacatcCTACTCCCAGgtttcaataaaacaagtaGAGCTAAAACATTCTTCCAAATGTTGTTAGGAACACTGCAGAGAAATATTATATCCGTGCCACTTCCGGAGCAATACAGATACGAAAGTTAACGACAATGACGATAACAACATTGTTCACTTTTACAGTTTTGACCAATCGGCCCaatgtattatttgttcaatacaATATACTTGCTACACAAACATTTCAGTTATCTGcatgcatacaaatatttaacataaactgTGCTGTAAGTCTATCACTATACATACTACAAAGGATTTGTTTCTTTATAGATACATGACCACTGTTCTATATTTCAGCATGGATTAACCAGTTTAACCAAAAGTTATTTGCCACTAATATCGAACGTTTGGCACATCAAAATGTATGATGTTTAATAAACGTGATTATCATTACATTACTTCCATAAACGAACCTGTTCAGTTGAGTTTGAACGTTTGTGGAAACTTCTAGTAACAAAAACACCTCTCAACCCTTACAATGAAGTTAACGTTCTGAGAAGAATTTTTCCGTACGagtttgtgtttttaaagtaaaacgttctttaaaattatttccaaTAAATTAAATGGAGAAagattgaaacatttgtttttattttaaacaaaacatgatttgcttaaagataaaaaaagcaTTTGCGTTTAAACATGGTAATTTTATTAATAGCTACGTAGCCAGGAATTcctcatttaaaaaaacgcCATTATATTGCTAACATGTTTTCGTCCGAAGACAATTCAAATGCTTTTCAGTTTATTTTGATCTTTTAAGTCAGATCATTTCAACATATTGATGCATTAAAAGAGATCAACCTATGTTGTGTACTTTGAACCGTTACGGAATAGGTTCGAagtcatgaaaataaaatatcaataaatgtttttgcaagTTTAATAAAGGTACGTCAAGGTCAAATATGACTGGCACACTTTGCCTGATTTAGCTAATTACCAAGGAGTTTGTCCAATCCTCCATAATTGTTGATAAATGATAACTGATTTAGATGACACAGGTTAAgcgatattttatttaagaattgaATGACAGACATTTCAAGGCAGGCTCGTAATAATAGTGTATCATCTGAAAGCGGGAAACATGTTCATTTACAAATCGTTCTACGTCTTAGTACCATGCACTGTAAATACCACACTAAGCAGGaaacatgttcatatataaatCGTTCTAAATCTTAGAACCATGCACTGTAAATACCACAATAAGCaagaaatatgttcatatataaatCGTTCTACGTCTTAGAACCATGCACTGTAAATACCACAATAAGCaagaaatatgttcatatataaatCGTTCTAAATCTTAGAACCATGCACTGTAAATACCACAATAAGCAAGaaatatgttcatgtataaatCGTTCTACGTCTTAGAACCATGCACTGTAAATACCACAATAAGCaagaaatatgttcatatataaatCGTTCTACGTCTTAGAACCATGCACTGTAAATACCACAATAAGCaagaaatatgttcatatataaatCGTTCTACGTCTTAGAACCATGCACTGTAAATACCACAATAAGCAAGAAATATGTTCACATATAAATCGTTCTACGTCTTAGAACCATGCACTGTAAATACCACAATAAGCAGGaaacatgttcatatataaatCGTTCTAAATCTTAGAACCAAGCACTGTAAATACCACAATACACAGATATACTCATAATGATAAGTACTGTTTAAAGTGTCAAAAATTTGTAACACAATATAATTTGAGTTTTAGATGACTCGCCTATGTACAATTGTGACTAGCTGGAGACAACTTGCCTATGTTCCggttacataaaaaatatatcaagtgACAATACATGAAGCTACATTTGTATGTCGAATGTATTTTGTATCACTTCCTAGAGAGAATACGTGGTGCCAATACAGTTCTTGTTAAAAGTCATCTCCGGAAGAAATCCCATGTTGAAAGTCACACAGGAACGCACAACCTCGATTTAGATTGAACATTATCCGTTGCCTATGAACTTGTGTCCGTTGCCGGGCTATATAGAATACATGAGAATAGCATTGCTACGAAAGCCACCCACGTACAATAACCGTCTCTGCTTATCAAAGCCAAGTCCATGTGGTTCAAACtccaaaccagtgatgaaatcCTCCACACTTCCCTCCACCGTCACACGTTTGATATTCTTTCCGCTCACGCTGCTGACCAGAAATGTTCCATCAGACTCCAACACAATCCCCCCAGGACTTTCTATTGGTTTTGACAAAGCGATTGTGTTTACCTCGCCATCTTTGGTGACTTCTCTCAATCCGAATGGTTCTTTGCCAATGAGGAACATAGACCCCGTTTCTTCATCAATTGCTGAATGCATATCTACAGAAGCAATGCTAGACAAAACGTCttctttatgttttattcttgtTATTCCTGAAGCGTCCATTTCTTGTAAAGAGTACGGATTGCGACCTTGAATTCTGACAACATCACGATAACACCGAATGCAAATCAGGTGTGCGTCTGTTTTAAACTcaatgaaatcattaatgtcTGTCAAAGGGTGTAGGTATTTCCTTATGATTGATTTGCCATTGGAGCAGGAATACATTTGCCTGGAAGAATTAGCAGTCACTTCCCATGGAAATCCTCTCATTGTATTCTCCGAATAAGTTGCAGACTGACtaacttttatcaaaataattttgccaATATTGAGGGAATCTGCGATCGCTATATGTTCTCCTAATACACATATGTCTCTTACGTTACAAATTTCATGCagcattatcttttttaaaagaatcgGACTGagtatttcaattgaaatgtcATACGTTAATTTAAGGCTCCATTTGCTATTTCTTTCCAGAGCATGAATGGACTCGTCATGGAACTCGAGTTGCTCTGTTGCAAGTTTCATGGCAATGAATAGTTTTCCATAATCTTTCGCCTTTTTAGCATTTTCAACGAGATTTTTCCATTTACTGAGTTCTCCCGTAATGGAATCCATGGACGACGCTATTGTTTTTATCCGTCCTACTTCTTCATCGGCCATCTTTCTTGCAGACTCGATTTGCCTTTTAAACTGTTCCATTCCCGTTTCAATTTTGGCCGTGGctcttttttcattttcctGAGCCTTGACTACCAAACGATGCAGCTTGTCAACGAACTCTTTGAAAATCCGATTCTCCTCTATTTTATCAGCTGCTTCGTCAACTTTACAAACACTGTCTCCACACATGGTGTGAATCCCGCGTACACACTTAAGGCAACATAGTTTACCATGTTTCTCACAATAATGGGTGAGTTCCTCCTGATGAATCGTGCAgttaaatacatcagcttttctCTCCTTTTTCTTGGAGCATTGCACTACAGCACTAATATCAATCAGTTTATGATTTTTAATCAGTTTAACCTTACGATGATATTGCACGCATGTCTCACAGAGATGGTCATCACAATCAACACAAAACTTCGTCGCTGGAACTTCGTTCCCTTCCTCAAAACACGGCCCGCATAGCTTTACCCGATTCTCAGTCTCTTCTTTCTCTTTCCCTCCGACAGAGTCTGCATTATCACTTGTTTTTGCTACTTTCTCCGCACATTCAGCCATTGTTTAAACAGACTGTTTTCGAAAAATGAAGCATTTAAATAttggatatttttaatttctt contains:
- the LOC128243965 gene encoding protein wech-like — its product is MAECAEKVAKTSDNADSVGGKEKEETENRVKLCGPCFEEGNEVPATKFCVDCDDHLCETCVQYHRKVKLIKNHKLIDISAVVQCSKKKERKADVFNCTIHQEELTHYCEKHGKLCCLKCVRGIHTMCGDSVCKVDEAADKIEENRIFKEFVDKLHRLVVKAQENEKRATAKIETGMEQFKRQIESARKMADEEVGRIKTIASSMDSITGELSKWKNLVENAKKAKDYGKLFIAMKLATEQLEFHDESIHALERNSKWSLKLTIQGRNPYSLQEMDASGITRIKHKEDVLSSIASVDMHSAIDEETGSMFLIGKEPFGLREVTKDGEVNTIALSKPIESPGGIVLESDGTFLVSSVSGKNIKRVTVEGSVEDFITGLEFEPHGLGFDKQRRLLYVGGFRSNAILMYSI